The following are from one region of the Polynucleobacter sp. MWH-CaK5 genome:
- the nusB gene encoding transcription antitermination factor NusB, with the protein MNFDPQQLNKPISSVTVKRSLTPRRRAREYALQGVYQWLVIKAAGGFADHATISKQLGEDPGFKKAQKELFDHLFSGVVNHYDILENHIKKHIDRPMEELSPVEYGALLIAAFELAQDISVPFKVAINEAVELAKVFGGTDGHKYVNGVLDKLAQELRPHEMPR; encoded by the coding sequence ATGAACTTTGATCCCCAACAACTCAATAAACCGATTTCATCTGTCACGGTGAAACGGTCTTTGACGCCACGTCGTCGTGCACGCGAATACGCACTACAAGGTGTTTATCAATGGTTGGTGATCAAAGCAGCTGGTGGCTTTGCAGATCACGCCACAATTTCCAAGCAACTCGGTGAAGACCCTGGCTTTAAAAAAGCCCAAAAAGAATTATTTGATCATTTGTTTTCTGGGGTCGTGAACCACTATGACATCCTTGAAAACCACATCAAAAAACATATTGATCGCCCAATGGAAGAGTTGTCACCGGTTGAATATGGCGCCTTACTCATTGCTGCCTTTGAATTAGCTCAAGATATCAGCGTACCGTTCAAGGTAGCCATCAATGAAGCTGTAGAACTCGCTAAAGTATTTGGTGGCACAGATGGCCACAAGTATGTGAATGGTGTTC
- the ribH gene encoding 6,7-dimethyl-8-ribityllumazine synthase translates to MSLTNIDRIEADLNGQDLCIGIVQARFNAPICEALTEACVKELLALGVAEPDIVITTVPGALEIPLALQKLTESGEFDALIALGAVIRGETYHFELVSNESGAGISRVGLDYGIPIANGVLTCETDEQAQARVLEKGRDCARTAVEMANLSIGLTPDDEVEED, encoded by the coding sequence ATGTCACTCACCAACATTGATCGAATTGAAGCAGACTTAAACGGTCAAGACCTTTGCATCGGTATTGTGCAAGCGCGTTTTAATGCCCCGATTTGCGAGGCTTTAACAGAAGCTTGTGTCAAAGAATTATTAGCTCTTGGTGTTGCTGAGCCTGACATTGTGATCACAACTGTTCCAGGTGCTTTAGAAATTCCTCTAGCACTTCAAAAACTCACTGAGAGTGGCGAGTTTGACGCCCTGATTGCTTTGGGTGCAGTGATTCGTGGCGAAACTTATCACTTTGAACTTGTTTCAAATGAATCAGGTGCTGGCATCTCACGCGTTGGTCTTGATTACGGTATTCCGATTGCAAACGGTGTTCTTACTTGTGAAACAGATGAACAAGCTCAAGCACGTGTTCTTGAAAAAGGTCGTGATTGCGCACGCACAGCTGTTGAAATGGCCAACCTATCCATTGGCCTAACACCTGATGATGAAGTTGAAGAAGACTAA
- the ribBA gene encoding bifunctional 3,4-dihydroxy-2-butanone-4-phosphate synthase/GTP cyclohydrolase II, whose product MPSTSYSLASTEEIIADMRAGKMVVLVDEEDRENEGDLVLAADHVTPEAINFMAKHGRGLICLTLTRERCEQLNLPLMVRDNTAALGTNFTVSIEAAEGVTTGISAADRSHTVKVAVSPTAKPRDIVMPGHIFPLMAQAGGVLVRSGHTEAGCDLAELAGCSPAAVICEIMKDDGEMARLPDLVEFAKAHQLKIGTIVDLIHYRSRNESIISRQGTRVFNTPWGPLQGIAYKDSPTGCAHLALVKGQPNPNQETLVRVHEPATILDLLETESASHSWPVAQAIKTIAESEAGAIVLLNCAGTAAVNTDAWFNQLGKLDGIAPVNPQRKTDFRTYGIGAQILKDLGIRKMKLLAKPGKLPTMAGYDLEVTGHLPYQAT is encoded by the coding sequence ATGCCAAGCACAAGCTATTCCCTCGCCTCTACTGAAGAAATCATTGCCGACATGCGTGCCGGCAAGATGGTCGTTTTAGTCGATGAAGAAGATCGTGAAAACGAAGGCGACTTAGTGCTGGCCGCTGATCATGTCACACCTGAAGCCATTAACTTCATGGCCAAACATGGTCGTGGCTTGATTTGCTTGACCCTGACTCGCGAACGATGCGAGCAACTGAATTTACCTTTGATGGTGCGTGATAACACCGCAGCTCTAGGTACTAATTTCACGGTATCGATTGAAGCGGCTGAAGGTGTTACCACCGGTATTTCTGCTGCCGATCGCTCACACACAGTCAAAGTGGCGGTATCTCCAACAGCCAAACCTCGTGACATCGTGATGCCTGGTCATATTTTCCCGCTCATGGCGCAAGCTGGCGGTGTTTTGGTGCGCTCTGGTCACACTGAAGCAGGCTGTGATTTAGCAGAACTAGCAGGATGCAGTCCAGCCGCTGTGATTTGTGAAATCATGAAAGACGATGGCGAGATGGCTCGCTTACCTGACTTAGTTGAATTCGCTAAAGCTCACCAATTAAAAATTGGTACCATCGTTGACTTGATCCATTACCGCAGTCGTAATGAAAGCATCATCAGCCGTCAAGGCACGCGCGTATTCAATACCCCATGGGGACCTTTACAAGGCATTGCTTATAAAGACAGTCCAACAGGTTGCGCGCACTTGGCATTGGTCAAAGGTCAACCAAATCCAAATCAAGAAACTTTGGTGCGCGTTCATGAACCCGCCACCATTCTTGATTTACTTGAAACAGAATCTGCCAGCCACTCATGGCCTGTAGCTCAAGCGATTAAAACAATAGCTGAGAGTGAAGCTGGTGCAATCGTCTTATTGAATTGCGCCGGCACAGCTGCCGTGAACACGGATGCTTGGTTCAATCAGCTGGGTAAATTGGACGGCATTGCCCCAGTGAACCCTCAAAGAAAAACTGATTTTCGCACCTACGGTATTGGCGCGCAAATTTTGAAAGATTTGGGCATCCGTAAAATGAAGTTACTCGCCAAGCCTGGTAAGTTACCAACCATGGCCGGCTACGACTTAGAGGTCACCGGACATTTGCCATACCAAGCAACATAA
- a CDS encoding riboflavin synthase codes for MFTGIIQAIGHIDTVEKLGDGFRLHINAGKLDMGDVQLGDSIALQGACMTVVSMTDSHFAIDISAESLDKTTGLDKPGHINLEKALRFNDRLGGHLVSGHVDGMGTVTLFEQVEQIKTNESQNNEGSWHLVIKAPLSLAKYLAYKGSIVVNGTSLTVNKVEDLKDGCLMHINLIPHTLQNTTLQYLKAGSLVNLEVDLIARYVERMLKPN; via the coding sequence ATGTTCACTGGAATCATTCAAGCAATCGGACACATCGATACCGTTGAAAAACTCGGTGATGGCTTTCGTCTACACATCAACGCCGGAAAATTAGACATGGGTGATGTTCAATTGGGCGACAGCATTGCGCTTCAAGGTGCATGCATGACTGTGGTTTCGATGACTGACTCACATTTTGCGATCGATATCTCAGCAGAGTCTTTGGATAAAACCACAGGCTTGGATAAACCTGGTCACATCAATCTTGAAAAAGCATTGCGCTTCAATGATCGCTTGGGCGGTCACTTGGTCAGCGGTCACGTGGATGGCATGGGCACGGTGACACTTTTTGAACAAGTCGAACAAATTAAAACCAATGAATCTCAAAACAATGAAGGCTCATGGCATTTGGTCATCAAAGCGCCTCTGTCTTTAGCCAAGTACTTGGCCTACAAAGGTTCGATCGTTGTTAATGGCACATCATTGACCGTCAACAAAGTTGAGGATCTTAAAGATGGCTGCCTGATGCACATCAACCTCATCCCTCACACACTTCAAAACACCACCCTTCAATACCTGAAGGCCGGCTCTTTAGTGAATCTAGAGGTTGATTTGATTGCGCGCTATGTAGAGCGCATGCTAAAGCCCAACTAA